From Pseudoalteromonas rubra, one genomic window encodes:
- a CDS encoding fibrinogen-like YCDxxxxGGGW domain-containing protein, which produces MVRDGQFEQQTLAEAQLSHTSDVWTFSDSQAGIINLSAAHYADHLAVNNVAFIGQGASLSQALPVPLSLTSNYRIQAKLGMRASVNPANFRIGFRIAELFIDVTPDLTLIEGAFVQLDVTFEPTEAHRALAELTDTMALEIHNTSIDANTLEVDAVSVVSLAKPLDDDGDGMTNEWEIRYGFNPADATDAGTDVDQDSASNLAEFLANTDPTDSSSYPALFEPLTQANLEVPGALRLTPNASAPVPCKPEHTGSIYYSSVDKQIFSCDGALWRELQGEQGLQGEQGLQGPQGEQGLQGPQGERGQQGEPGIQGPQGEQGLQGPKGEQGLPGTTHWRDGTATVSTTVSVGVGTQSPSAALEVIGNAIANDPIAPNHLVTKRYVDNASQSLEAKYARLLDMVNVLNQEVYPSDGISCESIALSDPTATSNLYLIDADGPGGAPAIQYFCHFEDLTLSRPVVTDGDTTGANNNIALVYTNSLSPGNYTASGTVNQFSPAGAFDGHLYYTDPNPKINPQAGELLTHGIWLGPTNSNEWLQVSFARKAVITGFSTQVSMKHAEFSPRTPKEVIFQVSDDGITFTDHETITMEKGTSQIKLSKAALGSSFRLLVLSTHGSGDYTQIDEMEYYGFFIDEFADNSSQAQGKTCHDIQQTNPTSQSGYYTIDPDGAGSVAPFVAYCDMETLGGGWTLFANHADGIDRKLIREPVRVDQYGVLESSRWQALRAAMTEGLMFVDEHNKVSMISAFNVTNPTGVECQGLLDDTAADLTATFDNTPHIEGLNIFRSEPTGVPCSYVDSGTFTMAALADNTGYYQWDIAGAAIFNGNPERQFTIWPYSTLYSHTEQDVLKYYIK; this is translated from the coding sequence CTGGTACGGGATGGCCAGTTCGAGCAACAAACACTGGCTGAAGCACAGTTAAGCCACACCTCTGATGTCTGGACATTTTCCGATAGCCAGGCCGGGATCATTAACCTTTCCGCAGCTCATTATGCCGATCATCTGGCTGTAAATAACGTCGCCTTCATTGGTCAGGGTGCATCTCTGAGTCAGGCTCTGCCTGTGCCATTGAGTTTAACCAGCAATTACCGGATCCAGGCTAAATTAGGTATGCGCGCCAGTGTTAACCCGGCCAACTTTAGAATTGGCTTTCGCATTGCAGAGCTCTTTATTGATGTAACTCCTGATCTCACATTAATCGAAGGGGCATTTGTCCAGCTTGATGTAACATTTGAACCGACCGAGGCGCATCGTGCGCTTGCTGAGTTAACTGATACGATGGCACTGGAAATACACAATACCAGCATTGATGCCAATACCCTTGAGGTAGACGCCGTCTCCGTAGTTAGCCTGGCTAAACCACTGGATGATGACGGCGACGGCATGACCAATGAGTGGGAAATTCGCTATGGATTCAATCCGGCAGATGCAACTGATGCAGGTACAGATGTAGATCAGGATAGCGCCAGTAATCTAGCTGAGTTTCTGGCTAATACCGATCCAACCGACTCCAGCAGTTACCCGGCATTATTTGAACCACTGACGCAGGCCAACCTGGAAGTACCAGGCGCCCTGAGATTAACGCCCAATGCCAGTGCACCAGTCCCTTGCAAGCCAGAGCACACAGGCTCGATATACTACAGCAGTGTAGATAAGCAGATTTTTAGCTGTGATGGCGCACTCTGGCGCGAATTACAAGGTGAACAGGGTTTACAGGGTGAGCAAGGGCTTCAGGGACCACAAGGTGAACAAGGTTTGCAAGGACCACAAGGTGAGCGCGGACAACAAGGAGAACCGGGCATACAGGGGCCACAAGGCGAACAAGGCCTGCAGGGGCCCAAAGGAGAGCAGGGTCTGCCTGGCACCACACACTGGCGAGATGGTACGGCAACCGTATCAACCACCGTTTCAGTTGGGGTTGGCACCCAATCGCCCAGTGCAGCACTGGAAGTCATTGGTAATGCCATCGCCAACGATCCTATCGCGCCAAACCATCTGGTCACTAAGCGCTATGTCGATAATGCCAGCCAGTCTCTGGAAGCCAAGTACGCCCGTTTACTCGATATGGTCAATGTCCTCAATCAGGAAGTGTACCCAAGCGACGGGATCAGCTGTGAAAGTATTGCGCTTAGTGATCCAACTGCAACGTCCAACTTATATCTGATTGATGCTGACGGCCCTGGTGGCGCACCCGCTATCCAGTACTTCTGTCACTTTGAAGATCTAACACTCTCCCGTCCGGTTGTCACCGATGGTGATACCACTGGTGCCAATAATAACATTGCGCTGGTCTACACAAATTCACTCTCACCGGGTAATTACACAGCCAGTGGCACTGTTAACCAGTTCAGTCCGGCTGGCGCATTTGATGGCCATCTTTACTACACAGATCCAAACCCGAAAATTAACCCTCAGGCAGGTGAACTGCTGACGCACGGGATCTGGCTTGGTCCAACCAACAGCAACGAGTGGTTGCAAGTCTCCTTTGCCAGAAAAGCCGTGATCACCGGTTTTAGCACTCAGGTGTCAATGAAACACGCAGAGTTTTCACCCCGGACACCCAAAGAAGTCATTTTTCAGGTGTCAGACGATGGCATCACTTTCACCGATCATGAAACCATTACGATGGAAAAAGGAACCAGTCAGATTAAGCTCTCTAAAGCAGCTTTAGGTAGCAGCTTCCGGCTGCTAGTGCTGAGCACCCATGGCTCTGGCGACTATACTCAAATCGATGAAATGGAATATTACGGCTTTTTTATCGACGAATTTGCCGATAACAGCTCGCAGGCACAGGGTAAAACCTGCCATGATATTCAACAAACCAACCCAACCAGCCAGTCAGGCTATTACACCATAGACCCGGATGGCGCTGGCAGTGTCGCCCCGTTTGTGGCGTATTGTGATATGGAAACCCTGGGCGGTGGCTGGACACTGTTTGCCAACCATGCCGATGGTATTGACAGAAAACTGATCCGTGAGCCGGTCAGAGTCGATCAATATGGTGTGCTTGAGTCTTCAAGGTGGCAGGCACTACGTGCCGCTATGACGGAAGGCCTGATGTTTGTTGATGAGCACAACAAAGTATCAATGATCTCTGCTTTCAATGTCACCAATCCAACTGGCGTAGAATGTCAGGGGCTACTGGACGACACCGCCGCAGACTTAACGGCCACTTTCGACAATACCCCTCATATAGAGGGTCTGAATATTTTCAGATCTGAACCCACGGGCGTGCCCTGTAGTTATGTCGATAGCGGCACATTTACCATGGCTGCTCTGGCCGATAATACCGGATATTATCAATGGGATATTGCCGGAGCGGCTATTTTTAATGGCAACCCGGAACGACAATTTACCATCTGGCCGTACTCAACTCTGTATTCTCACACTGAACAGGATGTGCTGAAGTACTATATTAAATAA